CGCTGGCAACCCCCTGAGCGATTTGTTCAACCGGAAAAGGTCCCTGAGTCTGGCCATTAACTGCAATATGCCAAGCCGCTGGTGGAGGGGGTGGTGCCATCTGACCTGGCACTCCCATTCCCGGAGCTTGTACCAGGCGATTCGCCATGGCAAAGCCCATCCCCAGTCCCATACCTTCAGCAGCTCCTCCACCTGAAGGATTCTCAGCAGCAGACAGCATGGCCTGCCCCATCTGATATTGCTGGAACTGATTCATATCGCCAATCACGCCCATACTGGTCTTCGTATCCAAAGCCTTTTCTACACTTTCCGGTAACGAAATATTGACGATCAGCAGTTGTGGGGCTTCCAGACCATATTCATCATCGATTCGTTCGTTGACCATTTTTTGCAGCTCATTCGAAATTTCTGTGTATTTGGAAGCGAGATCCAAAGCAGCGTATTTCGATTCGCCAATCAGATCAGCAAAGGAGCTGATAATGATCGACCTTAACAACTCAGTAATCTCGTCGGAGTGAAATTCGGAATCAGTCCCCACCAGTTCTTGAACGAGAATACGGGGATCATTGGCTTTGAGCGAATAATTACCAAACGCCCTCAGTCTAATGGGGCCGAATTCGGGATCGCGGAGCATAATCGGGTTGGGAGTACCCCACTTGAGGTCAGTAATTTGTGTGGTGTTGACAAAATAAACCTCTGAGCGGAACGGGCTATTAAAACCATGTTTCCATCCCTGCAGCGTTCCCAAGATCGGCAAATTGTCTGTCGTAAGTTGATAGTTCCCAGGCTCGAATACATCAGCTACCTGACCGCGATGTACGAAGAGTGCCATCTGGCCAGGACGCACAATTAACTGTGCCCCATTTTTGATTTCATTTTGATATCGGGGAAATCGCCAGGCAATGACATGCTTTGAATCATCGAGCCACTCGATAATATCTATCAGTTCCGCCCGTAATTTATCCATCCAGAATCCCATAGTGACTTCCCTTAAATTAATACTGTTTTTTGGCTGCTTCTTG
The Gimesia aquarii DNA segment above includes these coding regions:
- a CDS encoding SPFH domain-containing protein, with product MGFWMDKLRAELIDIIEWLDDSKHVIAWRFPRYQNEIKNGAQLIVRPGQMALFVHRGQVADVFEPGNYQLTTDNLPILGTLQGWKHGFNSPFRSEVYFVNTTQITDLKWGTPNPIMLRDPEFGPIRLRAFGNYSLKANDPRILVQELVGTDSEFHSDEITELLRSIIISSFADLIGESKYAALDLASKYTEISNELQKMVNERIDDEYGLEAPQLLIVNISLPESVEKALDTKTSMGVIGDMNQFQQYQMGQAMLSAAENPSGGGAAEGMGLGMGFAMANRLVQAPGMGVPGQMAPPPPPAAWHIAVNGQTQGPFPVEQIAQGVASGQITGTTQVWSASLSGWTPAGQVPQLAGYFQAATPPPPPPAG